Genomic DNA from Parambassis ranga chromosome 10, fParRan2.1, whole genome shotgun sequence:
CGTTCAATTCAACACGGGACTTGCTCTTCCGGAACCGGGGTGTTGGAGAGTCCACAGCGCCGAGCGCCCAGCATGGGATCTTTGCAGCTTCGGCGGGGAGCCTCCACGGGCCGCCCGGGATCCCCGATAACCCCGGACATTTGTTGTTTCCAGGACTTCACGACCAGGGAGTGAGCCACACTTCATCGAGTGGACACGTAGTGAACAGCCAGATGCATCTTGGCTTACGCGGGGACATTTTCGGAAGACCTGATCCGTACCGTCCGGTGGCCAGCCCACGGACAGACCCCTACGGGGCTCAGCTCCACAACTACAACCACCCTATCAATATGAACATGGGGATGAATGTGCCGACACACCACGGTCCAGGGGCCTTCTTCAGATACATGAGGCAGCCGATTAAACAAGAATTATCCTGCAAATGGATTGACGAGAACCAGATGAACAGACCCAAAAAGACTTGCGACAGGACTTTCAGCACCATGCACGAGATGGTCACTCATGTGTCCATGGAGCATGTCGGCGGCCCCGAGCAAACCAGCCACATCTGCTTCTGGGAGGACTGCCCGAGAGAAGGGAAATCTTTTAAGGCCAAGTACAAACTCGTCAACCACATCCGTGTACACACGGGCGAGAAACCGTTCCCGTGCCCGTTTCCTGGATGTGGCAAAATATTCGCCAGGTCGGAAAATTTGAAAATCCACAAAAGAACACATACAGGTAGGCATCAATAATATAAGTGCTCTGCGTAAAAGTACATTATAGCAGTGAGGCTATTGTGCTCAgagcgtgagtgtgtgtgtgtttcaaacaGAAGagtgcatgttgtgttgtttacaaGAACCATTTGTGAACTCGTGTCCTCTTTTTATGTTGTGAAAATGTTGGTAGTATAGTTGGAATGGATTATTTCTGAATGCACGCAGTAAATCGTGAACTACACAGTGCTGAGCAACTTTGGCGTGTTGTTGAGCCATGTTAATTATTGTAGCTTTGTGAGAAGAAGTTTTGTgcgggttaaaaaaaatgaatgatgaaTCCCCAGCCCTCGTTAAAGTTTTTCAGTGTATTAGCAGACCTTCTGAGCACATCATCACAACTCATaatatctttgtgtgtgttttctaattCAACCATTGCATGCTGCAGGATGCCCTGTTGATTCAGTGTTTACTACCACAAGAGCAGGCCAGTAGTAGCATGAAGGAGCAGGCCTCTTGAATAAATAAAGCCTGACAAGAGTAGTAGTGGAGCTGTATCCATGTCGCCCCGAAAATGTAGGTTAGTCTGTTATATAATAGTCTGCAGACAATTTACATCAGCTGgctccagctttttttttttttttttacaggtgcCGTGCAGTTACAATGAAAAGCTTGTTTTGTGCGGACAGTCTGAGTAATTCACGGTGTGTATTTAATCCTCCAGGTGAGAAGCCGTTTAAGTGTGAATTTGATGGCTGTGACAGACGCTTCGCCAACAGCAGCGACAGGAAAAagcacatgcatgtgcacacatcaGACAAGCCATACATCTGCAAAGTGTGCGACAAGTCATACACACACCCCAGCTCTCTCAGGAAACACATGAAGGTAATTAACGTCTTCATTACTCcttaaacacattaacatacacacacgcacacacacactctccaccaccaccaccctcctcctcctcctcctctgcagggacATCACAACTTAAAGACACTATAGCACTGAAAAAATAGTTTGTAACACTTTATTCTTACACAATTAAATTTCACATAATgtttgttactgtgtgttactggaTTCTGcgtgttttctttaaaaatagCAGCCTACTTTAAAATTGTGCTGGCATATTCTGCTTCTACTTTAAAACATATATGTAAAGAAAAAGACGACATTTATAGATAGTGATGTGAATATTGTTTGGAACTAGACTGCCAGCGTCAAGTTTATTATGCTTACCACTAGATGCCTAATAAAATCCAGAGTTAATCCGCATTTAAGTTCAACATCCTCTTAAGTGCACTACTAAATATTACGCGTCAGTCTCAGTTACACAGTGCTCATgtcttgctttttttcccccaaggTGCATGAGTCTCAAGGATCTGAATCGTCTCCAGCAGCAAGCTCTGGATATGAGTCGTCCACACCGCCAGTGCTGGTCTCAGCCAGCAACGAAGACCCGACAAAAACACCGCCGTCAGCCGTGCAAAACACGTCTGGCCACAGCGAAGGACTGGCACCCAACTTTAATGAATGGTACGTTTGAAGTCAGAAGAGCAAAACCGTCTCTCAATGTGGACCACGGAGgatgagaattaaaaaaaaacttcccttTTCACTTcatacacatataaacacacatccacacacacacacacacagatgggatTGGGACAATAACAACAAGAAGAACAGGAGATGAGAGCAAAAGCCAGCAGCAGGCAGGCCACGTCCGTTCTCAGGATCACGAAATTTGACTTTTATTCCGCAGTTTTAAAGGAAATCAATTAAATCACGAATAAATAAACGTAATACTTTCTcagtataaataaatgtttttttatcttttagttTACagatttcagaaaaaaaatgttttatttttcattttatgtattttctcaaatttttatttaaaaaaaagaataaaaaaggaagATTATTTCACGCTGTTTTATATGACGGTGACGCGCTACTGTCGCCTGTTCAATTGATTGTTGAAACTTCAAACAGTCTTAAGAAACGTGCCAAAGTCTTTGTCATGAACttgaacacagaaaaaaaaatcataaataaatattatactCGTGAATGTATTTCCTTGTTTGATGGGGTCGAATCTGTTGTCAACGTCCGTTTTCAGGTGGAGAAATGTGGTATTAGGTTACGATTGTTACCGTTGAATATAACGTTGCCTTTTGTTAATACCGTTGTAAATACATATCCATGATGCCATATTTATCAATTTGTAATTTAATTATGGGTATAAGTTCTGAAACTTAAATGATATTTATGGAAATGTTTTCTAACAAGAACTGTACAGTTTTTGGTCATAACCAGCTTAACATTGAACAAATGATAAAAAACTCTAAAGCTCCAACATCGCGATTGTatccttctgtttttcttttttctttttaaccaaTAGGCCTACATGTGTCTTATTTGGATCTGAAGAAATCATCTATATGAATACTATGGATTTGTCTATATATAATGCAGATATTTCCgtcacttttattttgtttatgagACCATTGACATGTAAAATCTTTGACTTTGTAGAACTGAGTTCACTTGAGCTGAGAAGCTATAAACGGTTCTGTTGATATCTTTATTTTTGGTTAAATTTAAActtctttgtgtatttttactttAATAGAATCAGAAATAGATGTCAATCCTTAGCATAAAACTCAGTAttggggggagaaaaaaaagaagaagaagaagaataaccCATCAGCCTATTGCACTCCTACAGGTCTTAGACAGTGTGCGAAGTTCATGATTTCCAAAACAAGGTGACAGTATTTTTTTTGACAGTATTTCAAATTTGGGGAGGGGTTAAGCACCCAGATATATGCGCCTGTATGGCAATCTTTATAGTTCCAGCAATGTCTTTGTGCAagtatgtttaaatgtgtgcatCGGCAACAATGGAACTGTCACAATACAGTAtcttcagaaataaaaaaaagttttctgtcAGCTTgcattgttttaaatgtaattcttATGTGAAACTAAGCGTGTTATTTGTTGTGGTGTTGCATATAGAGCAGTTTGATTACACATTTGCTTGTTTTGTGTGAATAACTTGTCAAGatgacatttttgtgtttaacAAAAATTTAGTGGAAGGAATTCTAGATCTATGTGGGGTGTTTGGGGGGGGGTGGAGAATACGTTCAGTGGCAAAAAGAGTTACAGCATTGCATTGTAACCTATTCTCAAGAATTAAATATTATGCATACACAAAGTATATTGTACTCATACGAGAACAATTTCAGACCACCAGCActacttttaaaataaaatgtaaaaaaaacggTACCTCTTGACACTGATATATGAAAtaagtttatttaaataatttaaggaatatatgttttatatgctATTTTCTATACCTTAATTTAAAAGAAGTACTTTTTCTTATTCCCACCACCTTTCTGCCCCATGTCCAGAGGtcagaggaacaaaaaaaaaatatctgatgTATAAACACAGCTAGAATGTGATGTTGTAACACTTTCTGGAAGAAATGGGTCACACTCCTCAAGTTATTCCTGAAGAGCAAAAATGTTTTACTGATGAACTGTGTCACTGTGCCACATCGAGGCAAACCATGTTACAACAGCAGGCCTAAGCGTTAGCCTATTTAGCTACCAGAGTCAAACGTTCCTTGTACTTTTTAGGCTACTGTATGTTGGTTGATTTGTTTTATCAACTATTTATGAAGAAATGTGAACGGAAATTTTGACTGAGATTAAAAAAACCATTATGAAAAGTGACTTTCAGACTGCGACGTTGATTATTATCATCATGTTGTTCTGCACCCTGCATGTAAAAAAAGGCATATAGCCGTCACTGTTTGCCATGCTGTTTGTATCAGACTAGTAAGAGTCACTTGAACTTGACACTGATTAAGGCGCCATCTTAGTatcttggctgtgtgtgtgtgtgtgtatgtgcatgtgccTTGAGTGGGATAActagggggggggggcaagttAGAGAAACACTTCTTGGCAGTGAAGTTTAGAGGAGATGGTGGGACATCCCTTAAAGTTGCATGTGTAAAGCttcaccaccaccccctccctccctctctctccctctccctctccctctcttatAATAAAGAGCTTCATAATAATTATAATCCTGATATGCAGACTGGAAGACGGGCAGCTGAGGACACTGAGTGACCGTGAAAGCATAGTGGGATACGTTGCCAAAAGTGGCACTGCCTCAGCGTCTCCCACTACCAGATTAACAAGGCACCGCTAcataaaaacaaccaaaagGAGTTACCGCACATCAATGGGCGCC
This window encodes:
- the zic3 gene encoding zinc finger protein ZIC 3; protein product: MTMLLDSGPQFASLGVGGFGAPRHHDIGNRDPSLGLNPFTDSSHSTAFKISPVAHDIASSQTSAFTPQATGYAAALGHTHGGQMGSYGGGAFNSTRDLLFRNRGVGESTAPSAQHGIFAASAGSLHGPPGIPDNPGHLLFPGLHDQGVSHTSSSGHVVNSQMHLGLRGDIFGRPDPYRPVASPRTDPYGAQLHNYNHPINMNMGMNVPTHHGPGAFFRYMRQPIKQELSCKWIDENQMNRPKKTCDRTFSTMHEMVTHVSMEHVGGPEQTSHICFWEDCPREGKSFKAKYKLVNHIRVHTGEKPFPCPFPGCGKIFARSENLKIHKRTHTGEKPFKCEFDGCDRRFANSSDRKKHMHVHTSDKPYICKVCDKSYTHPSSLRKHMKVHESQGSESSPAASSGYESSTPPVLVSASNEDPTKTPPSAVQNTSGHSEGLAPNFNEWYV